A genomic segment from Luteolibacter flavescens encodes:
- the murI gene encoding glutamate racemase, which yields MRNAPLGVFDSGVGGLTVVRALQQLLPAEDIVYLGDTARLPYGSKSPETIRQFSHEDVRFLLDRGVKTVVVACNTATAHALPSLQERYQVPVIGVIEPGVEAVLADEGAQRIGIIATRGTVRSHAYQHALALRRTGLIIHATPAPLLVPLVEEDWLDHPATHAALHTYLDPMLDRGIDTLMLACTHYPLLIPVLKKFLPDSVRLVDSATTCAELVKSRLTELDLLTEKPDTETGSLQIHLTDLSDQFEDLSRRFLSRSPGKIQRVSL from the coding sequence ATGCGTAATGCCCCGTTAGGCGTCTTCGATTCCGGTGTCGGCGGGCTGACCGTCGTGCGCGCCTTGCAGCAACTCCTGCCCGCCGAGGACATCGTGTATCTCGGCGATACGGCGCGCCTGCCCTATGGATCGAAGAGCCCGGAGACGATCCGGCAATTCTCGCATGAGGACGTCCGCTTCCTGCTCGACCGCGGGGTGAAGACCGTGGTGGTCGCCTGCAATACGGCCACCGCCCACGCGCTGCCCTCGCTGCAGGAGCGGTATCAGGTGCCCGTCATCGGCGTCATCGAGCCCGGGGTGGAAGCGGTCCTCGCAGACGAGGGCGCGCAACGCATCGGCATCATCGCCACGCGCGGCACCGTGCGCTCGCACGCGTATCAGCACGCGCTCGCGCTGCGCCGCACCGGGCTGATCATCCACGCCACGCCCGCGCCGCTGCTGGTGCCGCTGGTGGAAGAGGATTGGCTGGACCACCCCGCGACCCACGCCGCGCTGCACACGTATCTCGACCCGATGCTCGACCGCGGCATCGACACGCTGATGCTGGCCTGCACGCACTACCCGCTGCTCATTCCCGTGCTAAAGAAATTCCTGCCGGACAGCGTGCGCCTCGTGGACTCCGCCACGACGTGCGCGGAGCTGGTGAAGTCCCGCCTGACCGAGCTCGACCTCCTCACGGAAAAGCCGGACACCGAAACCGGCAGCCTGCAGATCCACCTCACGGACCTCTCGGATCAATTCGAGGATCTCTCGCGGCGCTTCCTTTCCCGGTCGCCGGGGAAGATCCAGCGGGTGAGTTTGTGA
- a CDS encoding L-threonylcarbamoyladenylate synthase: MPEIETRILSAEEEDMKTAVSQATALLAAGEIVAVPTETVYGLAADAFNADAVAKVFAAKERPAFDPLIVHISSLKELPEVAELPEDIAPVVKSLAGAFWPGPLTIVLPKSAKVPDIVTSGLPTVAVRQSGSVIFRQIGKALGRPIAAPSANRFGRISPTSASAVMKELDGRIPLIIDGGACSEGVESTIVKIESRGEQRPLIHVLRAGPVTKEDLQKFGKVVIQKRLVSEHPEAPGQLASHYAPLTPLLMFEKPEDFKPEPGKKYGLLSYRGDPKAGYIDLHEWEVVEELSPGSGKLIEAAVRLFYVMRHLDEQGLDAIVAEPVSETGLGVAIMDRLRRAAVGRE; the protein is encoded by the coding sequence GTGCCCGAGATTGAGACCCGCATCCTGTCCGCCGAGGAAGAAGACATGAAGACCGCCGTGAGCCAGGCCACCGCCTTGCTCGCCGCCGGGGAAATCGTGGCCGTGCCCACGGAGACGGTGTATGGCCTGGCGGCGGATGCCTTCAATGCGGATGCGGTGGCGAAGGTCTTCGCCGCGAAGGAGCGGCCGGCATTTGACCCGCTGATCGTGCACATCTCGTCGCTGAAGGAGCTGCCGGAGGTGGCGGAGCTGCCGGAGGACATCGCGCCGGTGGTGAAGAGCCTGGCGGGGGCGTTTTGGCCGGGGCCGCTGACGATCGTGCTGCCGAAGTCGGCGAAGGTGCCGGACATCGTGACGAGCGGGCTGCCGACGGTGGCGGTGCGGCAGAGCGGGAGCGTGATTTTCCGCCAGATCGGCAAGGCGCTGGGCCGGCCGATCGCGGCGCCGAGTGCGAACCGGTTTGGCCGCATTTCGCCGACATCGGCGAGCGCGGTGATGAAGGAACTGGACGGCCGCATCCCGCTGATCATCGACGGCGGTGCGTGCAGCGAGGGCGTGGAGAGCACGATCGTGAAGATCGAGTCGCGGGGCGAGCAGCGCCCGCTGATCCATGTGCTGCGGGCGGGCCCGGTGACGAAGGAGGACCTGCAGAAATTTGGCAAGGTGGTGATCCAGAAGCGCTTGGTCTCCGAGCATCCGGAGGCACCGGGCCAGCTCGCGAGCCACTATGCGCCGCTGACGCCGCTGCTGATGTTTGAGAAGCCGGAGGACTTCAAGCCGGAGCCGGGGAAGAAGTACGGCCTGCTGAGCTACCGCGGCGATCCGAAGGCGGGCTACATCGATCTGCACGAGTGGGAAGTGGTGGAGGAGCTGAGCCCGGGCAGCGGCAAGCTGATCGAGGCGGCGGTGCGGCTCTTCTACGTGATGCGGCACCTGGACGAGCAAGGGCTGGACGCGATCGTGGCGGAGCCGGTGAGCGAGACGGGCCTGGGCGTGGCGATCATGGACCGCCTGAGACGCGCGGCGGTGGGGAGGGAGTGA
- a CDS encoding type II secretion system protein GspG has translation MKKPRALSLAALLILPCLSTAPAADAKDQDKDRDKAKDEVKGDGIVTGLLKARTEKLKLQRVEADGRTISAALLMYRLQSGDFPTEKQGLKALVEKPDLAPFPRRWVRIMDKVPQDAWGREYRLIIRVKDDKPIHLIVSDGPDLDDLADDIEMPVKDPTLNPPPEADAKADAKPDAKPEAEAKEKPQAEVEPEATPAPK, from the coding sequence ATGAAAAAACCCCGCGCCCTCTCCCTCGCCGCCCTCCTCATCCTCCCCTGCCTTTCCACCGCTCCCGCCGCCGATGCCAAAGACCAGGACAAGGACCGGGACAAAGCCAAGGATGAGGTGAAAGGCGACGGCATCGTCACCGGGCTCCTCAAGGCCCGCACGGAAAAGCTGAAGCTCCAGCGTGTCGAGGCGGATGGCCGCACGATCTCCGCCGCACTCCTCATGTACCGGCTTCAGAGCGGAGACTTCCCCACCGAGAAGCAAGGCCTCAAGGCCCTCGTCGAAAAGCCCGACCTCGCCCCCTTCCCCCGACGCTGGGTCCGCATCATGGACAAGGTCCCCCAGGATGCCTGGGGCCGCGAGTATCGCCTCATCATCCGAGTAAAGGACGACAAGCCCATCCACCTCATCGTCAGCGACGGCCCGGACCTCGATGACCTCGCCGACGACATTGAAATGCCCGTCAAGGACCCCACGCTGAACCCTCCCCCCGAGGCCGACGCCAAAGCGGACGCCAAGCCAGACGCCAAGCCCGAAGCGGAAGCCAAGGAAAAGCCACAGGCAGAGGTAGAGCCAGAGGCAACACCCGCGCCCAAGTAG
- a CDS encoding shikimate kinase gives MQPADGLPKNIVLVGLMGCGKTTVGRKLQTMLGYPLVDTDHLIEEKARLTITDIFARRGEQAFRELESAVLNELSAPGTPRRIIATGGGIVGRRANRRLLSQLGYVVWLQAPVDVILQRTARNRDRPLLQTANPRERIEKLIIERSPLYHEIADLELETAGLETEEIACGILESARYHFTRS, from the coding sequence ATGCAACCCGCCGACGGACTTCCCAAGAACATCGTGCTCGTCGGCTTGATGGGCTGCGGGAAGACCACCGTGGGGCGAAAGCTCCAGACCATGCTCGGCTACCCCCTCGTGGATACCGACCACCTCATCGAGGAAAAGGCCCGCCTGACCATCACCGACATCTTTGCCCGCCGCGGCGAGCAGGCCTTCCGCGAGCTGGAGAGCGCCGTGCTGAATGAGCTCTCCGCCCCCGGCACCCCGCGCCGCATCATCGCCACCGGCGGCGGCATCGTCGGCCGCCGCGCGAACCGGCGGCTCCTCTCCCAGCTCGGCTACGTCGTCTGGCTGCAGGCCCCCGTGGACGTCATCCTCCAGCGCACCGCCCGCAATCGCGACCGCCCGCTCCTCCAGACCGCGAATCCGCGCGAAAGGATCGAAAAGCTCATCATAGAGCGCAGCCCGCTCTACCATGAGATCGCCGATCTCGAGCTGGAGACCGCCGGCCTCGAGACCGAGGAAATCGCCTGCGGCATCCTCGAGAGCGCCCGCTATCACTTCACCCGCTCCTGA
- a CDS encoding NAD(P)/FAD-dependent oxidoreductase, with protein sequence MNGKIEVAIVGGGPAGCTLAALLAQRGIRTLVFDDDKRPELLVGESLLPRVVKLMRRLGIEDRVKEFSQFKPGVGFISRDSSRLDFFFPQKAIKGMPNYAYNIPRPEYDNLLRTRAQELGVTFVKGRAALEQGTDGREIQLTAECLASVPELGGVHPKLLVDSTGRARAFAKVIGIGAKRGKRNDVAYFAHFENFDVEAMQEGQVVITTLEHGWSWRIPLPGRLSVGVVVDKSCLKGHGDNPEERLESIIDAEPLLAKAGQGRRRVTPVMTYTNYQLISDRGHGPGWVATGDAFGFVDPMLSPGLFMAMHSADLIDQHAFSQGAGILDQPAKLSRAFDKVFEEMLDWHEAWAELIEYFYDGRMYALHSAGAQLSEKYGEAALPRLMERHLTKQITRLLSGVATRSRYGRGLLRFSLKHLVWDVAPAETYAIRG encoded by the coding sequence GTGAACGGAAAGATCGAAGTGGCGATCGTCGGCGGCGGACCGGCCGGCTGCACCCTGGCGGCCCTGCTTGCCCAGCGGGGCATCCGCACCCTCGTATTCGACGATGACAAGCGCCCGGAGCTGCTCGTCGGCGAGTCCCTGCTGCCGCGCGTGGTGAAGCTGATGCGACGCCTCGGCATCGAGGACCGGGTGAAGGAATTCTCCCAGTTCAAGCCCGGCGTCGGCTTCATTTCCCGCGACAGCAGCCGCCTCGATTTCTTCTTCCCGCAAAAGGCGATCAAGGGGATGCCGAACTACGCGTACAACATCCCGCGGCCCGAGTATGACAATCTCCTCCGCACCCGCGCGCAGGAGCTGGGCGTGACTTTTGTAAAGGGCCGCGCCGCGCTGGAGCAGGGCACGGATGGCCGGGAAATCCAGCTCACCGCCGAGTGCCTCGCCTCCGTGCCGGAGCTGGGCGGCGTACATCCAAAGCTGCTGGTGGACTCCACCGGCCGGGCGCGTGCTTTCGCGAAGGTCATCGGCATCGGAGCGAAGCGCGGGAAGCGCAACGACGTGGCCTACTTCGCGCACTTCGAGAATTTCGACGTCGAGGCGATGCAGGAGGGCCAGGTGGTCATCACCACGCTGGAGCACGGCTGGAGCTGGCGCATCCCGCTGCCCGGCCGCCTGTCCGTCGGCGTGGTGGTGGACAAGTCCTGCCTGAAGGGCCACGGGGACAATCCCGAGGAGCGCCTGGAATCCATCATCGATGCCGAGCCGCTGCTTGCCAAGGCAGGCCAGGGACGCCGCCGCGTGACGCCGGTGATGACGTACACGAATTACCAGCTCATCTCGGACCGCGGCCACGGCCCCGGCTGGGTGGCCACGGGGGATGCCTTCGGCTTCGTCGATCCCATGCTCTCGCCCGGGCTCTTCATGGCGATGCATTCGGCGGACCTCATCGACCAGCATGCGTTTTCGCAGGGAGCTGGCATCCTCGACCAGCCGGCGAAGCTCTCGCGGGCATTCGACAAGGTCTTCGAGGAAATGCTCGATTGGCATGAGGCGTGGGCGGAGCTCATCGAGTACTTCTACGACGGCCGCATGTATGCGCTGCACTCCGCGGGCGCGCAGCTCTCCGAGAAGTATGGCGAGGCCGCGCTGCCGCGCCTGATGGAGCGCCACCTGACGAAGCAGATCACCCGCCTGCTCTCCGGCGTGGCCACGCGCAGCCGTTATGGACGCGGGCTGTTGAGATTTTCGCTGAAGCACCTCGTCTGGGACGTGGCGCCTGCGGAGACGTATGCGATCCGCGGGTAA
- a CDS encoding FAD/NAD(P)-binding protein: protein MSASQTQTPVAVIGGGFSGTFTAIHLALRLPDRPVILFEESPEAGPGLAYRRDDAHAVLNIPARRMSAYQDEPDHFFKFARRVLGEQITPDDFLPRRIYGDYIKHCLEEARKNCSNLRVDHRAVIDVQTNPGSSVAVLTLKDQTALMCSRVVLATGNQGSAFSSSLWAQHTLPARKTSTFDQVKPGETVLVIGTGLTMIDAVLELERRGTPAAIHAISRNGLLPRPYQAASRVAPPELDELPDSDLPRSLRLFRQAVTRHTSEGGDWRDVFAALRPATPSLWQEMSSRDRRKFLRFISPFWEVHRHQCAPETFHKFQTLIDEGKLDLKRGTIVSVENRDGRLRLGLAPRNRAAVTRWLDADHIIDATGPARDITTIQHPLITNLLRRGFLVPDEFRLGAEIHHDYRAVSRDGFPLEWLYVTGPMLRARYFEATAVPELRLHTAALATRLASELEKTARVPAGV, encoded by the coding sequence ATGAGCGCGAGCCAGACCCAGACCCCCGTGGCCGTCATCGGCGGCGGCTTCAGCGGCACCTTCACCGCCATCCACCTCGCGCTGCGCCTGCCGGACCGGCCGGTGATCCTCTTCGAGGAAAGCCCCGAGGCTGGGCCCGGTCTCGCGTATCGCCGGGACGACGCGCACGCCGTGCTGAATATCCCCGCGCGCCGCATGAGCGCGTATCAGGACGAGCCGGACCATTTCTTCAAGTTCGCCCGCCGCGTGCTCGGCGAGCAGATCACACCGGACGACTTCCTTCCGCGCCGCATCTACGGCGACTACATCAAGCACTGCCTGGAAGAAGCGCGGAAGAACTGTAGCAACCTGCGCGTCGATCACCGCGCAGTCATCGACGTGCAGACAAATCCCGGCAGCAGCGTCGCCGTGCTGACGCTGAAGGACCAGACCGCGCTGATGTGCTCCCGCGTGGTGCTCGCCACCGGGAACCAGGGCTCGGCCTTCTCCAGCTCGCTCTGGGCGCAGCACACGCTGCCCGCGCGGAAGACCTCCACCTTTGACCAGGTGAAGCCCGGCGAGACCGTCCTCGTCATCGGCACCGGTCTCACGATGATCGATGCCGTGCTGGAGCTGGAACGCCGCGGCACCCCCGCCGCCATCCACGCGATCTCTCGCAATGGCCTGCTGCCGCGCCCCTACCAGGCCGCGTCCCGCGTGGCACCGCCGGAACTGGACGAGCTGCCGGATTCCGACCTGCCGCGCAGCCTCCGTCTCTTCCGCCAGGCCGTCACCCGCCACACCTCCGAGGGCGGGGATTGGCGCGATGTCTTCGCCGCGCTGCGCCCGGCCACGCCGTCGCTGTGGCAGGAGATGTCCTCGCGCGACCGGCGGAAGTTCCTCCGCTTCATCAGCCCCTTCTGGGAAGTGCACCGCCACCAGTGCGCGCCCGAGACCTTCCACAAATTCCAGACCCTCATCGACGAGGGGAAGCTGGACCTGAAGCGCGGCACCATCGTCTCCGTGGAAAACCGCGACGGCCGCCTGCGCCTCGGCCTCGCCCCGCGGAATCGCGCCGCCGTCACCCGCTGGCTGGATGCCGACCACATCATCGACGCCACCGGCCCCGCGCGCGACATCACGACCATCCAGCACCCGCTCATCACGAATCTCCTCCGCCGCGGCTTCCTCGTGCCGGATGAATTCCGCCTCGGTGCGGAGATCCACCACGACTACCGCGCCGTCAGCCGCGATGGCTTCCCGCTGGAGTGGCTGTATGTCACCGGCCCCATGCTGCGGGCGCGCTACTTCGAAGCCACCGCCGTCCCCGAGCTCCGCCTCCACACCGCGGCGCTGGCGACCCGGCTGGCAAGCGAGCTGGAAAAGACCGCCCGAGTCCCCGCCGGAGTGTAA